The proteins below come from a single Procambarus clarkii isolate CNS0578487 chromosome 44, FALCON_Pclarkii_2.0, whole genome shotgun sequence genomic window:
- the LOC138350114 gene encoding zinc finger protein 229-like, which produces MCSSTGHEHERGHTRPSTGHEHERGHTRPSTGHEHEKGHMRPSAGHEHERGHTRPSTGHEHEKGHMRPSAGHEHERGHTRPSTGHEHERGHTRPSTGHEHERGHTRPSTGHEHEKGHTRPSTGHEHERGHTRPSTGHEHEKGHMRPSAGHEHERGHTRPSTGHEHEKGHMRPSAGHEHEKGHTRPSTGHEHEKGHMRPSTGHEHLLLILRLS; this is translated from the coding sequence ATGTGCTCCTCTACAGGTCACGAGCATGAGAGAGGCCACACGCGCCCTTCTACAGGTCACGAGCATGAGAGAGGCCACACCCGCCCCTCTACAGGTCACGAGCATGAGAAGGGCCACATGCGCCCCTCTGCAGGTCACGAGCATGAGAGAGGCCACACGCGCCCTTCTACAGGTCACGAGCATGAGAAGGGCCACATGCGCCCCTCTGCAGGTCACGAGCATGAGAGAGGCCACACCCGCCCCTCTACAGGTCACGAGCATGAGAGAGGCCACACGCGCCCTTCTACAGGTCACGAGCATGAGAGAGGCCACACCCGCCCCTCTACAGGTCACGAGCATGAGAAGGGCCACACGCGCCCTTCTACAGGTCACGAGCATGAGAGAGGCCACACCCGCCCCTCTACAGGTCACGAGCATGAGAAGGGCCACATGCGCCCCTCTGCAGGTCACGAGCATGAGAGAGGCCACACCCGCCCCTCTACAGGTCACGAGCATGAGAAGGGCCACATGCGCCCTTCTGCAGGTCACGAGCATGAGAAAGGCCACACCCGCCCCTCTACAGGTCACGAGCATGAGAAGGGCCACATGCGCCCCTCTACAGGTCACGAGCAtcttcttcttatcttgaggttatcttga